Below is a window of Electrophorus electricus isolate fEleEle1 chromosome 1, fEleEle1.pri, whole genome shotgun sequence DNA.
ATTACCACGACGTTCTCGAGGCAACACGGGTTACATCACATCACTGCAATGGTAGCGGTAATCTAACCCTGTCATTGGAAGAAATGTCATTTGTTGGCGATTAGATACCCCCTTAATCATCGGAACGACGATGCATACACTAGCTACACAACTGTAAATAAGATCAGTGTTTAAAGTAATCCGCAGTGGTAGTTGTATTTACTTCGTGTAAACACGTCAGTGCGGGTAGCCTTGGTAGCTACCTCGCTAGTACGGACAGCTAACCTAGCGCTAGATAATTTCATCTGCTCTTAAATAATACAACTGAAACGTGGATAAATTTATTATAAAGTCATAGGTTGCATACCGGACACACAAAATAGATATCACAGGATTCTGAATACAACAACTAGTAAAAAGTGACTACGTTGCCATGCAGCTAACTTGAACCCGACCACGTTTACTACAGATAATGTAGCTAGCTGGGTAAGCTACCTCGGATAAGAGTTAGCTAGTTAAATTTAGTCATGTAGGGGTTTTAACATGTACTGAACTAACGATCTTAGCTAGCTGGATGTGTTACGTGTATGCAATCAAAAGACAGCAATCTAACGAACTCACCGACTACCATGCATACCAATCTATAGCACATTGGTAGATGGCTACTCAACTACATAACAGTAGATTAGACAAATCACTAGCTAGTATATAATCTTAAAACGTCCAACAAGCTCTCCAGTTAGCCACGGTCGTTATCGTCTGTACACTTCCATTTGTTGTATAGGCAGTTTATGATAATATGTATGTTAAACGCTGATataaacaatgtaatattttagaTGTTGGCCTTGTACGTTAACCCAAGTGAGTCGTATTGCATTTTACTCTGCTGCAATATCACCACCCTAAATCTTACGATTTCCAAATAATTATACATGTGATACAAACTGGTAAGTGGCACTAATACATTTAATTCACATAAAAGATATAATGTATATACTCACCCGTGAATCATTACAAATAGTTTAATGTACTTCGCTTTAAAGACCCTCGATTGCCACGAAGTCCTTCATTTTGTTACATTCTATCCTCCATGCTGCATTATCAGAGGGCGTGAACACGAGTGACGAACTGCACCGAGAACCAATCAGCTCTCACCAAAAGACTGACGACACACTTCAGACAACCAGTCAGATGGCAAAAACAAATCCTTCTAACGTAGCTTTTTTATTCACGTTTTGTTTACAATTTCTAAGGTCAGAATTCGTAGAATTGTTAAGGAGATGCCTTGATTAAATATAATGTTATTGCAGTTACgctttaaatattaattattttaaatgctaaGCGTAAGATAAGTGTCCACGAGTATTTTGGCAacttattttattaatgaacaTACATGGAATCCTGATCATGTTATTAAAACCGCATTTTACCAATTTAACGCTGGCGcagtatatctgtatatataggtTGCAATGCAAAAAAGACCGTAGCACATTATGTCCGTAGCACATTAATCCATGCATTCGCTAAGTGAGTGCTGTTAATCTTTTGAAAAATCTCCACTCTcgagccactttattagaaacacctaccctGTACTTATGCTCAATGGACACTTCCTTTGGTATTCATAACTTAGGTATACCCATCAGCTGCTTTTTAGAAGTATACAACCACAGAGGTTAACATATTGGCATACACAATCTGTCAGCAAGCCTCTAACCATTCACAACACAGAACTAAAGCTCACATGGGAGTGGCAGGGTTGCTAGTTGAGTTGGAGCAATCCTATCAGGTAAAGCACTTTTGCAGTTGTTTGTAGGTGCTTTTAGTAATGTTTCTGGAAAGTAGGCTTTGTGTGACCTTGAATGAATGGTTAGTTTCTTGTAAGAAGCAATAAAGATGATCAGAAGAGTTTAGtaagaaacaaagcaaatgtCTACACAGAGCCAacatcacacagacacccagGGCAGGAAGACACAGCTGGACTGCGTTTCTCCTCCTTTATTTATGAATACTGAACCGTTACAACAGTATGAATAATTCAGGAGTATGGAAGACATGCACAGTGGTTCCAGCACTGAAAATCTCATACTGCTTCTTTCCTGCTCATGACACATATAAAAAGgtatttcatgaaaaaaaaaagaacctcagacacacaaccacacaaaacaGGTTATCATACAAAATGactattttaaatgtaagacTTCATGATCTTTTCTACATGTAGTAGGTGAATAACCAATTTCATGATTCCAAAGGTCAGGAATACAGGGATCTATAGTGCAAAACACCATAGTCATAAATTTGCTTCAAATCTTTGCGCCAAAGCATTAGGAAAAAAGtaaatccaaataaaaataaatgcactttctctccttttttgtgACACTAGTATGGTATACTTagatataaattaaaaatgtctgtatatattacaatatacataaattatttcAATACGCTATTAGTCTATCAACAAGACCTgggatagtttttttttttttttttaattgctaaTAATTCCTCAATTCCAGCAAAACTggactcattcattcattacatcaTTCCTTATTTTCAACATAAGTGGCCAATGCTCCCATGTGGAGGTGAAGTCATGTTTTATTTAGCTAAGCCTCAAACTAGGAAAATTAACAGTGGTAAGAAGGCTGTAAacttctttctttgtgtttcatAAAGAGCAAGGGTCACAGCTAGGTGCTATTGGGATTCAAAGTGCTTAAGAAAGTCAGACTTCACCTCTGCTGTATTCTTTCTTGGTCAGACATCACCAGAAGCACACTATGGCGTGCAGAATGCAGGTGAGTAATGGAGCAAAAGCTTTGGGGGTCTGGAACAGTGTTAGGAGGCCTTTTGCAGGGGGGCAGTGAAGTCAGACACATGCAGATTTAGGGGTCTTCGATGTCCATGAAGTCTTTCTTAGGTGGGACAGCCCCGCGGTACCAGGCACAGGAGCTGTCACTCCGCTGGATGCAGGCATAGTTCTGGGCCTGTGGGCCATACACTGTGCTCTCCACGATCCAGTCAGTCCACAGACACTCCATGGGATGGTTAACCTCACAGGGGACGGAGGGGCAACGGACAATCTGGATAAACACATGTTGCAGGCGCGAGAGAGACATCCAAGACATTAGTAATCAAGACTGATCCTGGAGCAGTGACATTCTTCATGTGTGGGTGATCAAGAGTAGGTGAGATATTACTGGTCATGATCTTAGAGCAGCCATTTGGATGTATGCTTATATAATGATCAAACACATACCCGGCACTGGCAGCCCATGTCATAGCGTGACTCCAGTCCCTTCTTCTGAGTGATGGACAGTGATTGCCATGGCTCAATGAAGTCGCACAGTGTCACGTGTGTGGTGCCATCAGACTCCAGCTTACCTATACACGGCAAGTGTACATGGGCAAATCAGTGGATGTAGGCAATCTTGGTACTGGGGGAAAACCCAAAAtgcagtgtggcttagtgcatcacCACCATCATACAGTCACTATACCTGTGATGAGGTATTCCTTTTGACCACTGCTCTCAAGGTTCACCCCGCACACAGCAGAGGAGTCACCAGTGAAGATAACATCAATCTCCTCTTTAGGTCCCTTGTACATCTAATGGTTGAAATGTATTGAGATGTCATGGTACATTAAATGTTACTTCTTGAATGCAAGATAACATAATTTAgttaataatacaataatgcCATTGTAGGTTCTTTATTACTAGGAGTTCTTTAAAtagtgttttaattattaagaATCTATCACCATTATGCCTAGTAAGTAATAAACTAAAACCCATTCACTTTGTGTCTATTATTGTCTATTAAATGCATgaaacatcaaacaaatgtatatatcTACATCCTCTATTGATCAGTTACTGACTTTGAGTCAGTTAAATAGATATACACTAAAAAGGTGCATAAAAATATACCACCACcccaacaacaaaaataaaataccttGATCTGTTTAATATCATACTGGATCCTCTTGATTGGATTGCCATAGTTGTCGTTGCCTGTGACTACCTGTTTCTGACCAATCACTTTGGCTCTGAGAactacagagagacaaaggaagACTTATGAGACGAAGAAAATCTGGATCTGACCCTGAATGAAATGGCCCTGGTGATTCCCATTTCATATATGACCATTTCCTCTTAATCAATTAGCATCTTCAATCCTGCGCTGAAGAAGTGCCTCATAAAGAGATCCCGACCTGATACTCAGGAAGtcctttctgttttattaaaagaaaaaaaaaaaaaaaaaaaaaaaaaaaaggccgcTCTTGCTCCTCAGAGCTGCACTTTAACTATAACATATGTCAGTTCACTACATCCAACTCCATGAAGGGAGAGTGACGTACCCTTACACCCTCAGtgatctctctgtccttctaACACATTCCTCTGGAGGTAGTGGCAGTGTGTTCAACAAGAGAGTGCACATATCCCCTTCCCAAAACATGCTCCCTGAGCACAGAGCGCCTTTTCTCTGGACCACACACGCAAGCATGGGACGCCAGCCATGCCCGCAGGAGCCCCagtgattaaacacacacacaatcacatccacacaccccaATATACACAAGGCTGCAATGTTTCGTTCATGTGCAGCTTCTCGTTTCAGCTCACACATTCCGGGCCAGGTAGAGGTGAAGGGTacagagcagctgctgtttTCTGCCCAGATGAGTGGGTTTGGATGGCAGTGTAGATAAGAGGGTTTGGGTGGGGTTGTAGGTGGGTTTGGGTAGGGGTGTGAGTGGGAGTTTAGGCGGGTTCAGGCATCTGGCAGACAGGGAAGCCTAAATGAGGGAATTCCACATTGCCTGAGAACTCATTTCACTGTCGTAAGACACAGGCATAGTCTGAACTATGTTAAATACTGCATATCTATGTAAGGGGTAAATCTAGGAGGTATCCCTAGATATGGAAGGTCTATTGCAATTGGTTATGAATATAATTAACTAAAAAGACAGATAAAGAAAGCCCTGCATGCTGTGTAAAATTCTAGGCAGCAGTGTGCTCATCCATGAGAGGGGGCTGAACCAAACTCCTGTGGTTTCAGCAGACAGAAGGCCGGATGAGGGCTAGACATTTCCAGTTTACACTGCAAAACAAGGATATCGGAATAGCTTGTGGAACAATTTGTATTTCAACTTTCATCCCAAGCTGATATATTAAAAAAGGCCACTGTAATAGTGGCCTTTAGTATACATTAATAACAAATACATAATTCATTCATAAACCCTATAGATATATACAAACAGGTCACATGCTTTTGCCTGTGGTTTTGTATATAACCACAGGCAAAATATATGCATTAAGAAGTTATTCaaactaaatgtaaaactaGTATTGTATTAGTAACAAAAACTAGTTTAGAAATGAAAAGTTTACTTTGTGTGTCATAATAGGGAACATATGAGTCTGTTCATGTTCCTCTTTTATCTATTAGTGAAATTCAGTACGTGATTGGAGATTAGCTGCTTACATCATTGTAACCACAGAAAAGCATGATAATGAGGCAACCCTTCCATATCTCAGGTCACATAGGGACATATGGCAGATAACCCAGTCATAGCAACTAAAGCAGCCAgagtggggtctgtgtgtgtgtatatatacatacatacatacatacatacatacacgcacacgcacttgAACAGCAGTTTTCATTTGATCGACCCTGCACCGAAAGCCCTACAAGCTAAAACACCcatgttattttttaagataGTTCGAGCATCTAAACCAAGACACAGCCTTTCAAATGTAATAGCAAAATCTTACCAACATCCGCGTTGCAATAGGCTTGTTGGGGATGTGCAGGCGAACAGCTGCAAGCTTCTGCGACCTCTCCCATCCGCCAGACAAGCAACACCAACACTGAAGCCGAAAAACTACCCAGCTTGGTCATTTTGCAAAAATAAGTATACAGAAGGTCCAAAATAAAGGAATCTAAATACGGCGACTGAATTAACGGATAATGTGGGTGTTTTCCTACAGCGCAGCTGGAACGGAGCAAACTTTCTTCAAGCCAGAGGTTTTAAAACAGCGAAAAGTACAGCGATGGAGCAGTTCTTGTTCCAACTCTCACTTTCTAGAACAGGAACAGCCGCGTTTTATTGGCAACCAAGCTCCTCCTTTTAATGCAATATGTGAGCACCCATGACCTCCCGCCATGTCATGTAAGTGGGCTttcatatttttacacacatttcacactaaATTCAGGCTAAATGCAGTGGGATAATGCCACGTCTAAGCATTTGCGGGAATTCCTTGCGGAAGCCCGATGAgcaaatttatttaatataggCCTTGTCAGAGTAATGACGTAACGTTTTGCGGGTATAGCGCATGCGTGGGGGTTACTACAACAGCACGGAAACGATATATTTAAAGTGACATACAGTGAGACTGCGGGAAGTGGCGGTAATTTACACACCCTGTAAGCTTCGAGCATATACTTaagtatatataattataaattatataatttatagaGATCATTTATTTGCCATAAAGCTGTCAATACATGTACCCGTGGAGTAGTATCTAGTaaacgtttttttttctattttactCTGAATATATAGAGCGTAACTGGTTTGCATAAACAATCAGGATAAGTATAGCCAGCTGGTGTCCTATCGCCGAAACTTGGCAATAAGTTTAAGCCTAGACATAAACAAGCCATTTAAAACTGATGCAGGGCAGGCAGCCACAATAATTTCTTACTGAAGCATTACTTGGCCCAAATGTACGGTAACTGAATGACAGAGCTTGTGCGTAGGCAGAGGATCTGATCTCCACCCacaattaatttataaacaatgaataaacagacatttacaaAAGGAAAATATCATGAGTTAATACATTGACGCTTTAATAGCTTATGGGAAAAGAGGATTCCGGGTCGCAAAACTTATCCAAACAGTTTCCTGTTTGAGTATATTAGCCATATGTTGTTCCTCTTTCTCTGGCATGATCTAGACTCTGCGTACCCCGCCACAACTGACTTCCTGGGTCTCGTGAATGGATTTTAATTAAACTGGAATGGAAAAATTTGaagaacacacccacaaaataagcaaataaataaactaaaactaaaaagcACTTAAATAGATTTACTGCCAATACAAAGTCATGTCCatatacataacatttttttggaATTACTATTGGTAGGCAGTGGGGGAGTTACTTGCATTTAAGATTGCACTATAATTACTGACTTTTTAACTGCTAGTGACAATAGACCCTGGTGACAAGCTTTTCTGTTTAATGTCTGGTTTTCCTTGCTTTCCAAAAGTTACAATGGGTTTTACCTGTAATGGTCCACCCATATTTAAACTATCTTTGGAACCATCAAGTTATTAGTTGAAGTTTCCTGCAGAAAATAAATGTCTTCTAAAGAAATTACTGAAGCACTGGCTGGATAAGAAATTGCCTGAGGTCAGAGGACTGTCTGGTGTATGAGTAAGCCACTTAATTCCTACAAGTCACTCGTGGAGTGGTTACTACTTAGACAATGATGCACAGTAAGAGATACAGTAAAAGCAATACACACTGGATTGTTGCGTGCTGGAAGTGACAAACGTTCAAATCACATGTGATATGAAGAAATGTGAGATCcctgtagaaaacaaaacagaagactgAGTAATTATCTACACAAGGGAGAGCACAGTGTTGCACAAGCAGTGAAACGTCTCGCTGAGGACTGGCCTCATAATGGATTTCACTGCTTTGGGATCACATTAAGCATGCTGAGGCAAGAAGAGATGATTGAGAAGGTCGATCTCTGTCTTAACATCAAAGCAGATGACCTGAATGAGGGAGATTTAATGTTCATTCCGGTATGCTCTGAATTCGTTGTTCCCTCCTCTGACCTAAAGTATCATCAGCGACATTCCTTAGGTTTCAGTCATGGTCTGTAACAGGCTAATCCACCTATCTGAGGCCTGCTCCCTGCCTAAGATAAAGAGCTCCCAGATGTGGCACATGCCAGCGAACATGGAGAAGTGATTCTGTGCAAGACCAGACTTGATGCTTTGACCCTAAGACTTACGTCTGTAATTGTGAAACGCATGTAGTCATACACACCTTCACGCATGTGTAACTTCCCCAACAGTGGTAATGTCACCACACAGTCCAGGGCAATTCGTGTGTCTTACTAATTGCTATTTGATACATTGATTCAGCCTGAACCCCTACAATACTGACACCTTAAAATAAGTCTACACATTGTCTTTCACTATGTGTTCTGAAAACTGTCAGAACAAGACAGGTTTTCTTCTTATCCTATTCCAAGCATGTTATTCCTGGATTCTGTATTATGGCATTAAAAGACCACAGGAAGCGGACCTTTTCATTTACGACTTCTTTAAGCACTCCAACATATCCCCACTGGTAGTAAGATGGTAATTTCACCTGTTGGATAAgaagcacaaaatacacacaatttCACAGTTAAAAATTCAGTATTTTAGCTGCACTGGCAtatatcaaaacaacaaaacaaatcaaattaaatcaagtcaaatttatttatatagtgctttttacaacagatgttgtcacaaagcaactttacaaatgtccaagtccaagcccccagtgagcaagccaaaggtgacaggggcaaggaaaaactccctagagcatgaacatcagcactccaccactcttagtcaacaaacttgagtgacaaaagagaggtgaggtgacagcatcataacatccaagtttaccagaactctcaatgcccatggaccccccgagctacacctttacccaagatgggaagtagttaataaaatgcctgactgtaaaGGtgttcagcctagccttaaatattgagactgtgtctgagtctcaaacatttacaggaaggttattccatagagTGGGAGCTTTAcaggaaaaggctctgctccctgtggtagattttctttttcttggtaCTTGTAAagagctgcaccttttgatctaagcagacatggtgggtagtaatgcactaggagttctctaaggtatgTGTCAGATGTGACCACAGATCACGGATATGAAAGGttacaatacatttaaaacatactTTAATAAATGGTTTGAACTCTTCTGAAGAGAAATGTTAAAGCCTCATGGTCAACATAATATgccttttgttttctatttgaaGTTTGCTGTATTGACTTGAATGTAGTTCTATACCATCCCAGTAGAGGGCCGACAAACCTCAGATGACAGTTCAGCTGTTTCCTATTTCAGGCAGCAAGCAGTGAAATTTCTGATGTGGAATTTCTTATTTCTAATTGCATGG
It encodes the following:
- the timp2b gene encoding metalloproteinase inhibitor 2b is translated as MTKLGSFSASVLVLLVWRMGEVAEACSCSPAHPQQAYCNADVVLRAKVIGQKQVVTGNDNYGNPIKRIQYDIKQIKMYKGPKEEIDVIFTGDSSAVCGVNLESSGQKEYLITGKLESDGTTHVTLCDFIEPWQSLSITQKKGLESRYDMGCQCRIVRCPSVPCEVNHPMECLWTDWIVESTVYGPQAQNYACIQRSDSSCAWYRGAVPPKKDFMDIEDP